From the genome of Hymenobacter gelipurpurascens:
TCCCATCGTGGCGGAGAGCATCGGCCATTTCGGGTTCGTTGGAAGCAGTAGTTTGCGCCACGGCGTGCAGCGCGGGCAAGAGCAACGCAAGCAGGAAGAGCAGCGCCGGGCGCAGCTTAGGCAAGCTGTTTTTCATACACTTTCAGTTTGAGCAGGGAAAGACGGCTAGCCACCTGAGCTAGCCAGAAGGCGAGCAATGTCCAGCCGATTACGGCCGGATAGAATACCAGCCGCATATTATCATCGAGGTCGTACTTAGCGAAAGCCGGGTTGCCGCCCGCGCCGGGGTGCAAAGAATCCGTTAGGCGCGGCAGAATATAGAACAACGGCATGGCCGTGGCAAAAGCGAAGATGTTGTAGATGGCCGAGATACGAGCCCGCTGCTGCTCATCGGTAAAGGAAGAGCGCAAAACCAGGTAAGCGCCGTAAATCAGCATGGCAATGGCCGCGCCGTTAAGCTTGGGGTCGTTGGTCCACCAGGCGCCCCAGGTGTAGCGGGCCCAGATGCTGCCGGTAGCCAAGCCGACAACGCCCATCAGAATGCCGGTGCGCGCCGCCTCATGGGCCAGAATATCCAGCGCCGGCGTAGGGGTGCGCAGGTAGCGCACCGAGTAGTACACGGAGGCAACTAGAATAGCCGTCATCCCGAACCACATGGGCACGTGGAAGTACAAATTGCGAATGCTCTCGTTGAGGATGGCCAGCCGGGGCACCGGCATCAGAAGCCCCGCCACCGCTACATAGAGTAGCAATACCACGGCCAGCGCTTTCCACCAGTTGTTTTTCATGAGAAGCTAGAAGTTAAAAGGCCGAAATCAAGTTCAATTGCTGCTTGCTTCTGCGTGTATTGAGAGTACAACAAGCCGGTAAAACATGTTATCTCGGGCCGCCAAAAATATTTCAGCCTCCTCGTATTATTCCATAGCCCTTGTCTCATAGCCACTTGCATTAGCTGCGCCACAAAAAAGGAAACAACAGGTACGAGACGGCCCCGACAATCATGTTGAGTGCCACCAGCGTGAGCAAGGAGCTTTGGCTGGCCTCGAACTCTAGGCCATCCAGGGCATTCTTAGAGACTTTTATCAGGAGCAGCAACATGGGCACCATCAGCGGGAAGCCCAACACAGCCATCAGGGTGCTGCTATTGGTGGCTTTGGCTGCAATGCCCGATACCAGCGTGAGGGTACTGGCAAAGCCTACTGCGCCAAGCAACACATTGCCCACAAACAATGAAACGTTTTGAACAGGATTGCCGAGTACCAGCGCGTAGAAGGCAAAAGCGACCAGCGCTAGGCCTAGCAGTAGCAAAGCGTTGTAGCTAATTTTAGCCAATATCACGGCTTGGGGACGCACTACTGTATAATAGTATAGCATGCGGCCACGGCTCTCCTGCAGAAACCCTTTTGCCACGGCATTCACGGCCGAAAACAGCAATACAATCCAGAACAGGGCATTCCAGGCTGGGGCCGGGAGCTGGCCGCCGCGCAACGAGAAGCTTAAGTAGCACACGAACACCGTGCTGCCCACGTAGAGCAGCATGCCATTAAGGGCAGCACGCTGCCGCCACTCCAGGCGGAAGTCCTTTTGCATCAAATACCAAATCTCGCGGAGGAGCTGCACGGCAACAGGGCTGGTGAACAGGACCGCAAAGATACAACCCAACTCCCGGATTAGCGGCCCCTGACCCCGGAATAGCACAACCGTCTTTCGGGAATGCCCGTTTAAAGCCGATTTAACGCAAAAAGACCTTCAGCAGGCTGCTGAAGGTCTTTGTAGGAAGCCAAGCTTATCTACTAGGGTTAGAAATCGTAGCCCAGCGTTACGTAAATTTTGGGGCCTTTTTCTGTGTAATCTTCTCGACCCCAGGCCACATCGCCTTTCAGGTAGAAACCCAATACCGTGCTGCGTAGGCCAGCACCGTACCCGTAGAGCAGGGGGTTCCGGAAGTTCACGACGGTTGCAGTGAAGGGGTTGCCGGCGCCGCCCGTTACCTGGGTGTTAAAAGAGTTGTTCTCATTGAAAGGATTGGAGCCCGCATACGTGGTACCCATGTCGCCGAAAGCCGTGATCTGTAGGTTGCGCAGGAAGCCCGACTCTACCGGTTTGCGCGAGAGGTACTGGATGATGGGCAGGCGCAGCTCAGAGTTGAACAGAAGGTACTTAGGACCGGTCCGCTTGCTGTAGTCGAAGCCGCGCAGGTTGGTCACGAACTGCTGGTAGAACACCTGCGTAGGATCGTCCGCGTCGTTGGGTACGGCGAGCTGTTGGCCATCGTATCGGTCGTTCTTCAGCCAGTTGTCCATTCCGCCCAGACGGAATTGGGGCTGGATATTGCCCCCCCCGATAAACTGCCCGAAGCTGGCCCGATTGGCCCATATCAGCTGGCGGTGGATTTTCTGGTAATGGCGCAGGTCAACGAATATCTTCCCAAAATTTGGGGAGCCCCCGTCTAGGCCATTCAGCTGAGTGAAGCCCACTTTCATGCGGGTGCCTTCCAGCATATTTACGCCGGTAGCAATGGAGTTGTCAAACACCAGTTCGCCGGACCCGCCCAGGTAGCTGCTGTTTACATCTTCGCTGTTGCTGAGGTCACCGAACACCTGCTTGCTTACATTCACGAAGCGAGGTCCCACTCGTACGCTCAGGTTGTGCGTGAGCGGGTAGGCTATGGTTGGGGATACGTCATGCCGGGCGTACCGAGTTAGTGCCAGCGTCGGCAGGTCGAAGAAGTAGGCCTGTTTCTGATAGGTCAGGCTCCAGTCATAGCGCTTCTTCAGATTGGTGTAGCTGGCAAATATGTTACTGGTGCGCAAATCGGTGAGGGCAAAGATGCCCGCCTGAATCCGGTGGTCCTCAAATAGGTCGGCCATATTGACCTGGGCAATGACCCCGATACCTAGCAACGGGTCGGCATACAGCGACGAAACCACGTTATCGATGCTGAAGCGCGTATCGTAGCGGAAGGGGCCATTTAGTCCGGTATTCTCCGAGGGCGCCGCCTGTGGCAGAGCAACTACCGTAGCAGGCCTAGAGCGCTTAGGCGCACTGCCCCGCGAAGCCGGAATATCCTCGTCGAACTCGTAGTCGCTGGTGTTTACCCGGCCATCCGTACGGCGCGGTGCCTGGGTGGGCTGGCCGCCCTCGTTCTGCTGGTTTTGCTCCTGCGCATTGGCAATGGTTGGAGCTGTAGGGCTAGGGGCCGGAACGGCACCCGCCGGCGCCGGCTTAGAACGGTCTTCAAGGGTTTCCTGACGAGCCGTTTTAAAAACTGTCAGGTTGTCGGGCAGCGTGTAATTGGGGTAGAGATATACGAAATCGCGGGCTTCGTCGGCCGCAATGAAGCCCAGCGTACCGCTGGTAGCATTGTAGTCGAAGTTCTTGATGTTGGGCAGGAAGCTTGTAACGGGCCGGTACTGCTTGGTGGCCAACGAAAGCCGGAACAAACTGCGCACGCCGCTTTCTTCCCCAATAAACAGCACTTCCGTATCGGAGATAGGCCTAGGCCTGCCTTCGTTGGAAATGGTGCTCACCAAACCCTCTACCGGTTGGGCGCGCCCATCGAGGTGGTACAGGAACAGGTCGTAGTTGTTGACGATGGTTGCGAAGCTGCCCCGCGCGGTACCGGCCGAATCGAGCCAGCGGTTGGAGCTGAACACTACGCCTTCCCCATTGGGCAGGAAAGCGGGCTCTACATCATCAAAAACGTCGTTCGTGATTCGCTCGGGGGTCCGGCTGCCGGCCCGGAGCAGGTAGAGGTCCGTCTGCCCGTTGCGCACACCGCTAAATACTAAGGCCTTGCCATCGGGCGAATAACTCAGGTCGTTTATCTGCGAATAAGGAGAGAAGAGGGAGGTGGCTTTGCCGAAGGTGGGCAGCAACGATTTTACCCGATCCGCCATGCTACCTAGGCCACCATTGGCCTCGCGCAATTGCAGGGTCATGTCGCCCTTGTACATTTCGGCTACGGCTACCTGCCCGTTGCCGCGCCAGGCCAAGACCGGCAGGCGCGTCTCCACTTCCTGGTCGGGGGTTTTGTAGCCGCCCCGATGAATAATGTCGCGGCCTTTGCCGTCTTTATTGACCACTATCACGCGGTAGCGGCCCCGGTCGTTTTGCACGTAGGCCAGTCGCTGACCATTGGGGCTCAGCACGGCCTGCGAATACAGCACGCCCTTGCGGTTGTTGCGGGCCAGGCGGCGGGCCTCCTCAGGCTCCTGATAAGGCGTCTGGGGCTGGGCGTTGAGCTGGCGGTAATAGTTCAGCCAATCCTTCAGGAATACCTTGTAGGGCACATTCAGCGAGGAGCTGATCCCGACTTCCACATCGCGCGTGATGCGTGTCAGGTTCAGAATGTTCTGGATGCTGGTGTAGCCGTAGCGCTCCGCAATGTAGTTCCAGATGCTCTGGCCAGCCAGCGTGGGGTTGCGCAGGAAGAACGGAGCGGTTTTGGTGCCTTCGTGCGCCTTGGTCATGGTGCGCATGTAGTCGTCCATCTCCACGCTCCAGCCCTCGGAAGCATACGCCGAGGCGCCACTGACAAACCAATTGGGCAGCTGCAGCAAATAGCTGCTCTGAATGACTTCTTTCAGCGAGCCACCATACATCATATCATTGAGCAAGACCTGCGTAATGCGGTTGCTCAAATCTTGCTTGAAGCGGGTCTGCTGGCCCTCGAAGGCAATCTGCACCTTCGTCATGCGGGTCAGAGAGGTTTCGCCGCCAGTCTGGTACTTGTCAGAATCCAGCCCAATGTTGCTCTGCCGCAGGTCGCCCACGGAGTTGTAGAGCATGAGCGTAGTTTTGGAATACGGGTAGTATCCAATCAGGCCCGTAATGCGCTGCAGCTCCTTTTCGGCGTACTCGGCCGCGTGCCGGGCGTTTTGCTCGCCGCCGGCATAATAATAGATGGTGAAGTTCTGGGTGCTCAGCTGCAGCCAGTCGAAATCCTTATACTGAATCCGGACGCGGCCAAAGGGCTCCTGAGCCGTTTGGGCCAGGGCCACGCTACCCGGAAGCAGAAAACCCAGCAGCAACACCGCTAGGCCAGCCGGCCGGCTATAGCCGCGCCGTGATAGTAAGGACAAGTGCTTCATATACAAAAGCTAAAACGCTACTAGCGAGAACCAGAAGAGCCGGCGCCAGCTGCAGCCAGCACCGTATTATATAACGCAGAATACCGCCGGATATTGACCTCGGGCCAGAGCTCGGTGCCATTTTCCAAAAAGTCGGCCATAAGGTTGGCCAGCCGCGGCGCCATCATAACACCTTTAGAACCAAAACCGTTAAACATATGCACTTCCGGCCGCGCTGGATGGGTTCCCAGCAGCGGTTTCCGGTCGCGCACCGCAGGCCTTACACCAGCGCGCTGCTCCGTGATACGGAACGGCTCGCTCGTCATGGCTTCTAGGCGCTGGCTTAGCTCCTGCTGGGCATCGTCGGTGATGCCCGCCGCGAAGGGTGGCCAGCGGTAGGTGGCGCCCACCCGAAACTGCCCGTTGCCGAGCGGTACCACGTAGGCCCCTTTATTCAGAACATATTCATCGGAGAGACCGTGACATTCCACGTTCAGCACCTCGCCCTGGTTGGGGGTGAGGGGCAGCCAGTGAAAATACGGGTTTTGAACGGCTGCAGCTCCTTCACAGCACACAACGTGTTGCGCCTGCACGCGGTTGGCGTACTGTAGGCCACTGCCGCCGTCTGGAGCCGGAACAAGCTGCTCCCAGGCAAAAGTTTCGTGCTGCAGCCAGCCTTCCCGAATTCCTTCGGCAGCCAGCGCGGCCAGTACTTCCCGTACCAGCACGTGCCCGCCGCGCTGAATGCGTAGGCCACCAAATTCCTGCTTCAGGCCCCGTACAGCGGGTAAAGGCGCATCAGCATCCTGCACAAAGTTTCCCCACGGATTATCGGCGCTGCGGGCCAGCACGGTGTTCTGCTCCGCCACCGAGGAAAACAGCTTTAGAATGGGCGCTTCATAGAAAAACGTTTGGCCGAAGCGGGTTTCCAGCTCTTGGTAAAACTGCACAGCGGCCGGCATCAACTCCTCGGCCCGCCAGGCCAGCGCGTAGCGCTTGCCTGCCACGGGGTTCATCAGGCCCGCCGCCACATTGGAGGCTGAATCGGGCTGGGGCGTATCCAGCACGAGCACGCTCCTGCCGCGCCGCCGCAGCTCCTGCGCCAAGGTAGCGCCCGCAATGCCATGCCCGATAATGAGGTAGTCCACACGTATCATGGGCAGCAAGGTAAGCGAGGTTGACGGAACTCTCTTGTGCTCCGCTGCAAAACCGTTGGTGCAGCGCGTAAACTACGTATGGCCTCACTTCCGTAACTTACCCGCTTCATTCTGCCTGGACTCCGCTAGGCCTGTTCTACTTCGCTTATGACCGTTTCCGGATTCACCTTCAACGCGTTTTCCGAAAATACTTACCTGCTGCATGATACCACCGGCCAGTGCGTGGTCATCGACCCCGGCTGCTACGAGCGGGCCGAGCAAGAGGCCTTGCGCTCTTTTATTGCCGAAAGTGGCCTAGAGGTGGTATTGCTGCTCAATACCCATTGCCACATCGACCATGTATTCGGCAACAAATTCATTCTGGATACCTATCAGGTGCCGTTTCTGATTCATGAAGCCGACCTGAGCACCTTGCGCGCCGTGCCCAGCTACGCCCCCAACTACGGCTTTCCACGCTTCGAAAGCGCCGAGCCGACCGGCTTCCTGACACCCGCTGAGCCGGTGCGTTTCGGTGAGACGGAGCTGGAAGTGCGTTTTGCACCGGGCCATGCCCCCGGCCATGTGGTATTTTATCATGAGCCCACCAAAACCGTTATTGGCGGCGACGTGCTGTTCCAAGGCAGCATCGGCCGCACCGACCTGCCCGGCGGCGACTACGCAACGCTCATCGAGAGCATCCGGACGCAACTCCTGACGCTGCCCGACGATGTGACAGTGTATCCCGGTCATGGCCCCGCTACTACTATTGGCGCCGAGCGACGTTCCAACCCCTTCCTGAACTAGCCACTCACTGCGTAGGCCACTTCCTCTGTTGATTTATCCTTTTCGATTTCTTACTTGAAAAAGCATCTTCCTAACGCCCTCACTTGCCTCAATCTGTTCTGTGGCTGTCTGGCGCTGAGCTTTATTTTCGGCACTCCTGCTCCTGAGGCTCAACCTACCTCGGCCTACTGGCTCCCGCTGGTGCAGGCAGCCTACCTGATAGGCCTAGCCGCCGTGGCCGACTTTTTCGATGGGCTGGTAGCCCGGGCGCTGCACGTCTCCTCCCCCATTGGCAAAGACCTGGACTCCTTGGCCGATATGGTTTCGTTTGGGGTGGTGCCGGGCGCTATCCTGTTCAAGCTTCTGCAAACCTCGTTGCCGGAAGTTGGCCTGCCGACCTGGATGGCCTACAGCGCATTCATTGTGTCAATCTTCTCGGCCTTGCGTCTGGCCAAGTTCAACAACGATACCCGCCAGTCCGATTCTTTCATCGGCTTGCCCACACCGGCTTGCACTCTGCTGGTAGCCGCGCTGCCGCTTATTCTGCATCAGGATTCCTTTGGCCTCACTTCCATCATCCTGAACCCCTGGATTCTGCTGGCTCTGACACTAGTTTTGTCGGGTCTGCTGGTGGCGGAGCTGCCGCTGTTTGCTCTTAAGTTTAAGAACCTGCGCTGGCAGGATAATTCCCTCCGGTTTATCTTTCTGCTACTGAGCTTGGGGCTGCTAATAGGCCTAGGCTACGTCGCCATTCCGCTGATCATTCTGCTGTATGTGGGGCTTTCTATTCTGAAGCCAGCCGGGGCCTAATATTTACTTTCTGCCATTCACAATATTTGCGAAGGCGGTCAGTTAAGATTTCGCATTACTACTGAACCGTGGCCCCATTTGGCCTGTTGGCAACTACACGCTCTGGTATTCTATTTTCACTGAGTATGAGTCCTTTCTATGCGCCTTTTTACTAACTGGATGTTGGCCTGCCTGGCCATTCTAGGGTTAGTGGCTCCGGCGGTGGCTCAAACAGCGGAGCAGGTAGTCCAGGGCACCATCACATGGAACGGTTCGGTAAGCCTGCTGCTGCGGGGGCAGCAGCGCCTCGTGCCCACGTTTCAGGAAGCGGTATACCGCTCCGGCGACCAAGTGGGCACCTATCAGCGCCGCCTCGATGGCAATATTGCGGAAGGCCAGTTGCGCGATGCCGTGTACGCACCCCTCACCCCGCTCGAAGCTCGTCAGCTGGATCTGGCTTCGCTGCCAACCGCGCCCGTTGTTGCTATGTTCCATGGCACGGAGCAGCGACGCGCCATTACCGTCTTCACGTTGCAGCCCCTGCGGCGAAATCCACAGACTGGCCAAGCCGAAAAGCTGACTTCGTTTTCCTACGCTTACACGCTTAGCACCGACGCCCGGCGAGATATCCAGGCTCGCACGTATGCGCGTGCTTCGGTATTGAGCACAGGCGAGTGGTTTAAGATTGGGGTTCCTGCAAGTGGCCTATACAAGTTGGACAAGACCACTTTGCAGGCGCTAGGCCTCAACGCGCAAAGCCTCGACCCGGCTCGCCTGCGCCTCTTCGGCAATGCCATGGGTACCCTGCCGCAAGCCAACAGTACCTACCGCCCCGATGACCTGGCCGAAAATGACATTCAGTTTGTGGGAGATGCCAACGCTTCTCTTGAGGACAATGAGTACTTTCTGTTCTACGCCCGGGGCCCGCACACGTGGCGCCAGGACGGAAATAATCAACGGTTTCGGCACCAGCTTAACCCGTACACCGATACAGCCTACTATTTCCTGAATGTAGGCCCTACTATTGGGCGCCGGGTAGCACCGGCTCCTGTCGTGAATGGGGTAGCATCTGCGCGCATCAGCACTTTCACCGACCGTCAGTTCTACGAGCGGGAACTGATTAATCTCCTAAAGTCGGGCCGGGTGTGGCTGGGCGAAGAGTTTACGGGCGGCACCCAAAACAGCTTTTCGTTTCCCGTTACGGATCTGGTTCCGGGCTCCTCAGCTCAGGTAACCAGCTCCGTTGCTGCTGTATCTTCTAGTGCTTCGGTTTTTCAGATTGCCATAAACTCCCAATCCCCCACTAGTCAGGTGGTCAGTGGCATCAACAACTACCCCGGCTCCTACCCAGAAATAGCCAACACGAGTCTTTCCACTTTCTCGTACACCATCCCGGCCACTGCCCCCACCCAACTTCAGGTGGGACTTACCTACAACGGCGGCTCCGACCCCAAAGCGCTGGGCCGGCTCGATTATCTGGAGCTGAACCTGCAACGGCAACTTCGCTTCTCGGGTGGCCTACTGGAGTTTCGCTCCCTGCAAAATATCCGCGCCAACGCCATCAGTCAGTTTGACTTGACGAACGCGACCAACGCCACCGTCTGGGACGTCACAAACCCACGTAAGCCGGCCGCCATTACCCTCAACGCAGGCAGCTTTCTGGCCCGCACCGATACATTACGGGAGTTTGTTGCTTTCATGCCTAGTAGCGCTTTCCCTACGCCTCGTGGTTTTGGCCGGGTAGCTGCCCAGAACCTACATGCCCTGAATCTGGACAGCAAGCTGGATCTGGTTATCGTTACGCATCCCACGTTCTTAGCTCAGGCCGAGCAGTTAGCGGCTCACCGCCGTCAGCACGATGGACTAACGGCGCAGGTTGTTACCACCACGCAGGTTTACAATGAGTTTAGCTCGGGCGGCCAGGACGTAACAGCCATCCGCGACCTGATGAAGATGGTGTACGACCGCTCAGGAGGCAGTCGGCAACTGTATCTGCTGCTTTTCGGCGATGCTTCCTACGACTATAAATCAGACCCCACGAACGATAAAGCTCAGCTTCCCGCGTGGTGGAGCGAGCGGCTCCCAGCTCAAGGCGACCGAATTGCTCAGAACTATGTGCCGGTTTACGAGTCAGAAGAAAGCTTCGACCCGGTGCAGGGCAGCCGGCCTGGTGGCCTAGGGGTAAGCTACTCTTCCGACGATTACTTTGGCCTGCTTGATGATAACGAGGGCGCCTGGCTGCCGGGCTCCAACTCCGATGCACTGGATATCGGTATTGGCCGCCTGCCCGTCCGTTCTCCTGCGGGCCAATACGGCAATACGGAAATGGCGAGCTTGGTAGTAAACAAGCTCAAGACTTATGATGCCACCGCCTCTTATGGCAAATGGCGCAATCGTCTCACGTTTGTGGCTGATGATGGCGACTACGACCTGTTCACGACACAAGGAGCAGAGCCGTTGGCTAACACCGTTGAATCCACCCAGCCCGATTACAACGTACGGAAAGTATACCTGGACATGTACCCCCAGACTAACCTTTCGGCGGGCCAACGCTCACCGGTTGCCGAGAAGGCAATTGATGAGTCCTTCGAACAAGGCTCGTTGCTGATTACGTATGTAGGCCACGGTGGCCCAAGCTTGTGGGCTGATGAACAGATCCTGACCTCGGCCTCGGTGCTACGCCTGCAGAACGCCAATCGGCTGACCTTTCTCTTTACCGGCACCTGCGACTTCAGCACCTACGATAATCCGGAACTGACCTCGGCGGGGGAGCTGTCCTTGACGGATACCGAAGGAGGCGCTGTAGGCCTATTCACTACGACACGCGTTGTTTACGCGAACAACAATCAGTTTTTGGCAACAGAATTCCTGAATGATGTGCTGCGCCGCCGCCCCAACGGTACCATGCCTCGCCTCGGCGACATCATCCGCATGGCCAAAAACGCCGCGATGGCCGGCGACGGCAACCGCAACTACGCGCTTCTCGGCGACCCATCCATGCGACTGGCCTACCCCGAGCAGCAAGTAGTGGCTACGGAAATCAACGGCCATGCTATTACCGCTTCAAAAATTGATACCCTTGCGGCTCTAAGCCCGGTGGCACTACGCGGGGAAGTACGCAAAAACGGCCAGCGCAATACCAGCTTCACCGGAAAGGCGCAGGTAACAGTCTATGAAAAGCCCGCTGTTGTTACGACTCTCGGCGATGACCCCAGAGATAAGCGCCTGCCTATTTCTGTTCGGGAAAATATCATTTACGACGGCCAGGCTACCGTCACGAACGGTCAGTTTACGGCCAATTTTGTAGTACCCAAGGATATAAATTATAGCCTAGGCCTAGGCAAAATCAGCTTGTATGCTGCCGACGAAAGCCAGCGGCAGGATGCCCACGGCTCGCGTTTGGTCCCGGTGGGCGGTGCCTCCAGTTCTGCTCTGCTTGATACCATTCCGCCCGATATCCGGCTGTTCATGGATAACGAGCAGTTTGTGTTTGGTGGCCTAACAGATACCTCCACCACGCTCATTGCACAACTGCGGGATGATAGTGGCATTAACACTGCAGGCTCAGGCATAGGCCACGATCTTACTGCTACATTAGATAACGACATCACCAAAATCACTATCCTGAACACGTTTTACACGTCGGCCCTAAATGACTTTAAGTCAGGCCAGGTCAAGTATCTGTTCAAAAACCTAACGCCGGGCCCACACGTCTTGCACGTGAAAGCGTGGGATACGTACAATAATTCCTCCGAGAAGAACATTGAGTTTATCGCAGCCTCCTCCAGCAAGCTTGCGCTGAAGCACGTGCTCAACTACCCTAATCCATTTTCTACCGCTACCACTTTCCACTTCGACCACAACCGCAGTGGTGAAGAGCTAGAAATTCAGGTGCAGATATTTACTGTATCGGGGAGGCTGGTGCGTACGTTACAAGGCTCCAGTCTTGGTGCCAGCGGCGCACACATCTCTTCCATCAGCTGGGATGGCCGCGACGAATACCACGACCAGCTAGCACGCGGCGTGTACATCTATCGTGTCAGCGTTCGGGCACAACGCGATGGAGCTACCGCTTCTAAGTATGAAAAACTTGTCATCCTCAACTAAAACTGTGGCTTTTCGCCTACCTTCCGCCCCTACTTTTCTTCTGTCTATGAATTTGACGAAGCT
Proteins encoded in this window:
- the porU gene encoding type IX secretion system sortase PorU, yielding MRLFTNWMLACLAILGLVAPAVAQTAEQVVQGTITWNGSVSLLLRGQQRLVPTFQEAVYRSGDQVGTYQRRLDGNIAEGQLRDAVYAPLTPLEARQLDLASLPTAPVVAMFHGTEQRRAITVFTLQPLRRNPQTGQAEKLTSFSYAYTLSTDARRDIQARTYARASVLSTGEWFKIGVPASGLYKLDKTTLQALGLNAQSLDPARLRLFGNAMGTLPQANSTYRPDDLAENDIQFVGDANASLEDNEYFLFYARGPHTWRQDGNNQRFRHQLNPYTDTAYYFLNVGPTIGRRVAPAPVVNGVASARISTFTDRQFYERELINLLKSGRVWLGEEFTGGTQNSFSFPVTDLVPGSSAQVTSSVAAVSSSASVFQIAINSQSPTSQVVSGINNYPGSYPEIANTSLSTFSYTIPATAPTQLQVGLTYNGGSDPKALGRLDYLELNLQRQLRFSGGLLEFRSLQNIRANAISQFDLTNATNATVWDVTNPRKPAAITLNAGSFLARTDTLREFVAFMPSSAFPTPRGFGRVAAQNLHALNLDSKLDLVIVTHPTFLAQAEQLAAHRRQHDGLTAQVVTTTQVYNEFSSGGQDVTAIRDLMKMVYDRSGGSRQLYLLLFGDASYDYKSDPTNDKAQLPAWWSERLPAQGDRIAQNYVPVYESEESFDPVQGSRPGGLGVSYSSDDYFGLLDDNEGAWLPGSNSDALDIGIGRLPVRSPAGQYGNTEMASLVVNKLKTYDATASYGKWRNRLTFVADDGDYDLFTTQGAEPLANTVESTQPDYNVRKVYLDMYPQTNLSAGQRSPVAEKAIDESFEQGSLLITYVGHGGPSLWADEQILTSASVLRLQNANRLTFLFTGTCDFSTYDNPELTSAGELSLTDTEGGAVGLFTTTRVVYANNNQFLATEFLNDVLRRRPNGTMPRLGDIIRMAKNAAMAGDGNRNYALLGDPSMRLAYPEQQVVATEINGHAITASKIDTLAALSPVALRGEVRKNGQRNTSFTGKAQVTVYEKPAVVTTLGDDPRDKRLPISVRENIIYDGQATVTNGQFTANFVVPKDINYSLGLGKISLYAADESQRQDAHGSRLVPVGGASSSALLDTIPPDIRLFMDNEQFVFGGLTDTSTTLIAQLRDDSGINTAGSGIGHDLTATLDNDITKITILNTFYTSALNDFKSGQVKYLFKNLTPGPHVLHVKAWDTYNNSSEKNIEFIAASSSKLALKHVLNYPNPFSTATTFHFDHNRSGEELEIQVQIFTVSGRLVRTLQGSSLGASGAHISSISWDGRDEYHDQLARGVYIYRVSVRAQRDGATASKYEKLVILN